The Arvicola amphibius chromosome 4, mArvAmp1.2, whole genome shotgun sequence genome includes the window CCCCTAAGCTGGCCAGCACAGATAGCACTTCAATGCCCACTTTTCGTGTATAGGTCTGTCCTGTGATGATGAAAGCTCTCTTAAACCCTGCCTTCTCTGTCACCATCTTATCCAGCTGCTCCACCTTCTGGTGGTCCCCCTCGAAGAGCTGCAGGAAGCTGGCCTGGGTGCCAGTAGTGCCCTTCACTCCCCGGAAGCGGAGCTCATCACCGACACGCTTCAAGTTCTGGAGGTCCACGCAGAGATCTTGGATCCAAAGGCAGCAGCGTTTCCCAACTGTGGTCAGCTGAGCAGGCTGAAAATGTGTGAAACCCAAGGTGGGCAGAGCAGCGTGTTCCTTAGCAAAATCAGCAAGCCTCGAGATCACTCTAGCAAGCTTTGGCAAAAGCAGGTCAAATGCATTTCTCAGAATAATGAGGTCTGTATTGTCTCCGACGTAACAACAGGAGGTGGCACCGAGGTGAATGATGCCGGCAGCTTTGGGACAGCAGTGGCCGAATGTGTGCACGTGAGCCATCACGTCATGCAGCAGGCGCTTCTCTTCCTCGGCTGCCATCTGGAAGTCAATGTTGCTCAGGTTTGACTTCATCTCCTGGATCTGCTCATCGGTGATAGGCAAACCCAGGGTTTGCTCAGCCTCcgccagccacagccacagctgccGCCACGTCTGGAACTTGTACCTGTCGCTGAACAAGAAGCACATCTCGTGGCTGGCATAGCGGGACGCCAACAGAGAACGGTAGCTTTCAGACCTCCAGGGTCTCCGGCTGCAGCCATTTCCAGCACGCGAGAGCGGCAGCAGCAGACACGAGCagcctatctttttttttaattaaaaatttctgcctcctccctgcctcccattttcctccctctccccccactcccctccccctccctctccagtccgaagagcagtaagggttccctgttcTGTGGGAAGTCcgaggtcctcctccctccatccaggtctaggaaggtgagcatccaaacaggctagcccccccccccccaccaaagccagtacatgcagtaggatcaaaacccaatgccattgtccttggcttctcagcagccctcattgtccgccatgttcagggagtccggttttatcccatgctttttcagtcccagtccagctggcctgggtgagctcccattagatcagccccaccatctcagtgggtgggtacaccctttgtggtcttgacttccttgctcatgttcttcctccttctgctcctcatttggaccttgggagctcagtccagtgctccagtgtggggttctgtctctatctccatccatcgccagatgaagcttctatggtgatatgcaagatattcatcagtatagctataggatcgGGGCatttcaagctccctctcctcagctgcccaaggaactagctggggacatctccctggacacctgggaacccttctagagtcaagtctcttgccaaccctaaaatggctcccttaattaagatatatacttcctgctcccatatccacccttcctttatcccaaccatcccactcccccaagctctccccatcctcccattcacgcttttctctccccatctccccttagccccatcccaccccactcccaagttcccaatttttgcccagcaatcttgtccacttccaatatccaggaggataactatatgtttttctttgggttcaccttcttatttagcttctctaggatcacgaattataggctcaatgtcctttatttatggctagaaaccaattatgagtgagtacatcccatgttcatctttttgggtttgggttacctcactcaggatagtgttttctatttccatccatttgcatgtaaaattcaagatgtcattgttttttatcactgagtagtactctatatGTCTATAGTCCacacttttttcatccattcttccactgaagggcatctaggttgtttccaggttctggctattacaaataatgctgctataaacatagatgaacaaatgcttttgtaatatgatagggcatctcttggatatattcccaagagtagtattgctgggtcctggggtatcttgatcccgaatttcctgagaaaccaccacactgctttccaaagtggttgcacaaatttgcattcccaccagcaatggatgagtataccccttaccccacaacctctccagcaaaggctatcattggtatttttgattttagccattctgacaggtgtaagatggtatctcaaagtttttttgatttgcatttccctgatcgctaaggaggttgagcatgaccttaagtgtcctttggccatttgaacttctgttgagaattctctgttcagttcagtgcccccattttttaattgggttaattagcattttaaagtctagtttcttgagttctttatatattttggagatcagacctttgtctgttgtggggttgatgaagatcttctcccagtcagtaggttgcgttattgtcttagtgacagtgttctttgctttacagaagcttctcagtttcaggaggtcccatttattcaatgttgcccttaatgtctgtgctgttggggttatacgtaggaagcagtctcctgtgctcatatgttgtagagtacttcccactttctcttctatcaggttcagtgtgttcagattgatattgagatctttaatccagttggacttgagttttgtgcatggtgatagatgtggatctattttcattctacaggttgacatccagttatgccagcaccatttgttgaagatgctttcttttttccattgtgtacttttagctcctttatcgaaaatcggGTGTTcacaggtttgtgggttaaaatctgggtcttctattcaattccattggttgacttctctgtttttatgccaataccaagctgttttcaatactgtagctctgtaatagagtttgaagtcagggatggtaatgcctccagaagttcctttattgtataagattgttttggctatcctgggttttttgtttttccatataaagttgattattgtcctctcaagatctgtgaagaattttgatgggaccttgatgggtattgcattgaatctatagattgcttttggtaggattgccatttttactatgttgatcctcccaatccaagagtaagggagatccttccattttctggtatcctcttcaatttctttcttcaaagacttaaaagttcttgtcaaatagacctttcacttccttggttagagttaccccaagatattttatgctatttgtggctatcgtgaaaggtgatgcttctctgatttccctctctgcttccttatcctttgtgtattagagggcaactaattttttggagttgatcttgtatcctgccatatcacTAAAGGtatatttattagctgtaggagttctttggtggagtttttggggtcgcttatgtacactatcatatcatctgcaaataacgaaaatttaacttctttctttccaatttgaatccccttgatccccttatgttgtcgtattgctattgctagaacttcaagaactacattgaagagatatggagagagtggacagccttgtcatgttcctgaatttagagggatggctttgagtttctctccatttaatttgatgttagctgtcggcttgctgtaaatagcttttattatatttaggtatgacccttgtatccctaatctctccaagacctttattataaaggggtgttgaattttgtcaaatgctttttcagcatctaatgaaatgatcatatggttttttttctttcggtttatttatatgatggattacattgatagattttcgtatgttgaaccatccctgcatctctgggatgaagcctacttgatcat containing:
- the LOC119813142 gene encoding LOW QUALITY PROTEIN: adenylosuccinate lyase-like (The sequence of the model RefSeq protein was modified relative to this genomic sequence to represent the inferred CDS: inserted 1 base in 1 codon; substituted 1 base at 1 genomic stop codon), with translation MAAAGDPGGXESYRSLLASRYASHEMCFLFSDRYKFQTWRQLWLWLAEAEQTLGLPITDEQIQEMKSNLSNIDFQMAAEEEKRLLHDVMAHVHTFGHCCPKAAGIIHLGATSCCYVGDNTDLIILRNAFDLLLPKLARVISRLADFAKEHAALPTLGFTHFQPAQLTTVGKRCCLWIQDLCVDLQNLKRVGDELRFRGVKGTTGTQASFLQLFEGDHQKVEQLDKMVTEKAGFKRAFIITGQTYTRKVGIEVLSVLASLGASVHKICTDIRLLANLKEMEEPFEKQQIGSSAMPYKRNPMRSECCCSLARHLMALVMDPLQTASVQWFERTLDDSANRWLCLAEAFLTADTVLNTLQNISEGLVAYPKVIERRIRQELPFMATENIIMAMVKAGGSRQDCHEKIRVLSQQAAAVVKQEGGDNDLIEHIWADAYFSPIHSXLEHLLDPSSFTGRAPQQVHRFLEEEVHPLLKPYGSVLEVKSELSL